Within Pseudomonas tructae, the genomic segment AAATAGTCCTTGATGGCAAGAGAGTCTTCTTCTGGCAAGGATATAGAATTGTAGTTTGGCCAGCCCTCTTTCGATGCTCTCCAAATGATGCTGAGCGCAAGGTAGTAAATTTTCTGCGATTCTAGGCCTGGAACATCTTTAGCATAGAGACTTGAGTCTTTAAGCCCCTTGAGATGATCATATATGATCGGCATTGCATTTGGTCTGGGTGCGATCAGCTTTGCGCAGTAGTCCTCTCCGTATGTGGAGAAACGGCCTTCGCAGTTTTTACCAAGCAGATACTGCGTCACTTGGCGTCCGAGATTGTTCAGGCGATTGTCATCCGTCTTGAACTGAGTTTTTGTCCCCTTTTTCTTCATTCGATCTATGTATTTATAAAAGTGCTTTGGCAGCAGATGGCTGTCTTGTAGATCAAACTCATCGTAGCAAAGGGCACATAACTTCTCATTTTCAGCCATCTTGGAATCCTCAATCATGCTCGTATGCCATTCACATTGCACTAGAAGGAGTTCCGTGAACGCAGCCCCCTCACTTCGCCAGCTGACTGGATGGCCTTAATGCGAGAGTTAGACGTAGAGCTTTGGCTACACCGCCCGCTGCGCCTGGCATCCATCCATGAAAGCCGCCACGCAAGATCGTGATGCCATTCGGCCGGCTAAGTCAATCATCCTTGCACAATGGTTGAACGGATTTCGCGTGTTGCCGTCTTTACCGGACGCTGATGATTGTCGGCTATGCTAATGATTGGTAAATTCCTACACCCGTCACCAGTCCCTGGCTTGAGGCAGCTTGTCACTGATCTCCCACACTAGGAAGGCTAGGAACTCATTGAACCGCGGATCCTGACGAAAAGCCTCATCGTGTTTTTCCATGCCTCCTTTGATGATTTTCGTGCGACGCAACTGGCGCTCCGGCGCTGGCTTCATTTCCTCAAGAATGGCTGCGGCGGGCATGGTGGACTTCTTGACCTGAATCCCCGTGCAGTTACGGGGAATGAAGTCGTCGATCTGGTACTCAGGTGGCAGTCTGACGACAACGTTCAGACCACCGTCGCTGACGTTCTGGTCACCGCCGAATCGCACATGACTGGTTGATAGGCCTTTCACCTTTAACTCCGCCTTACAGAGGCCGCCTACCAGCTTGCGCAGTTCTTCATCATTAAGCTGGGTTATGTCCTCGGCAGTGATGTTCAACATCGTCCCTAATGCATCCTCTATCAATCAATGGCGGGCGTCAGACTACTGTGCTTGCTTAACAGCTACAGTCGGCACCACTCGAAAAATTTGCAGTGCCAGTGCAGCGTCCGTCGCCCAACAGCCGCATGTAGGCGAGTCTACAGGCTAACGTGTGGCAGGTTCGGTATGTTACATATAGCCGATCAATTTTGGATCCGATGCAATGGGCTGGCCATGGGGCCGGGCAAATAGGCTGATCATTCGTGTGCGGTCTTTCCGGGATTCAACGTGTAGTTCGCGGGCCTCTTTCAATCCGATGTTAGCGTAACGTCCGATCGCGTACCCGTTTTCCTTTCCGTGCAAACGGTATTTCATCCGCCAGTACTTGGGGGTGCCTTGGTCGATTTAAGCGAGGCCTGGACATGTAGGTACAAACCAGGAACTTCGCCGTCGGTGTATTTACCAGATCGGGAACAGCGGGGAGGAACGCATCGCTGAGTTTTCGCCGGAATGCAGGCTTAAGATCGATAGGCATGACTTGGGGGATCGTTTTCAGAAAGTAAAAAGTACCCCAAAAGATACCTAGGGTACGACTCACCCTCATAGGTAACAAATCAGTTCACGCACATAGGTAACAGTTTTTAACTGGCAGGGTCGGCTTGTGAGGATCTGACTATGCCATGGCGAGAGCTGAAACCTATGGACCTGAAATTGCTGTTCATCGCGGACTACATCAAAGGCGCACCCAGCTTCAGTGCGCTCTGCCAAGCCTATGAAGTCAGTCGCAAGACCGGTTACAAGTGGGTTGAGCGGTATGAAAAAGAGGGGCCCGCTGGACTGGAAGAGCATAGCCGTCGTCGATTGACTCAGGGCTGGGTGGTGCCGCCTGCTGTCCGCGAGGCGATCATAGAGCTGCGTGGTCGGGGCGAGACAGAGCCTGGTCCTAAGAAAATTCAGGCAGCATTGCTCAAGCGCTTTCCAGACCAGGCCCCGCCGTCGAAGACGACCATCTACAACATTCTCAAGCAAGCCGAGCTGGTCAAACCACGGCGGCTTCGCCAGCGCGTGGCGGTTTATCCCAAACCGCTGAAGCAAGCCGATACGCCCAACCAGCTATTCAGCGCCGATTACAAAGGCCAATATCTGACAGGGGCGGGCGTATGGTGCTATCCATTGACGATCATGGATCACGCCAGTCGTTTCTTGCTCGCGTGCCACAGCATGCCCAGCACCAACCTCGAGGAAACCCAGGCGGAGTTTACCCGGGTGTTTCGAGAGAATGGTCTGCCTGAGCGCATCAGAACCGACAATGGTGTCCCATTCGCCAGCAAGGGCTGTGCAGGCCTTTCCCAATTGTCCATCTGGTGGCTGCGCCTAGGCATTATTCCTGAGCGAATCGCCCCCGGCAGACCGGAGCAGAATGGTCGGCATGAACGCATGCATCGGACGCTTAAAAGCACGCTTCCATCGCCTCCGGCGTTGGCCTGGGCCGCTCAACAACAACACTTTGATCGCTTCTTGCAGCACTACAACCATGAGCGGTTACACGAAGCATTGGATCAGAGAACCCCCGCGTCATGCTATGAGCCATCACCTCGTCCCTTTCCGGAGAAACTTCCTGAGATGACTTACTCAAGCCATATTGAGAGCTTTCACGCTGACTGCTCTGGCCTCGTCCATCGTCGAGGTCTGAGAATCTATGTCGGCAATGTTCTGAGACACCAGACCATTGGACTGGAGCAGATCGAGGATGGGATTTGGGATGTGATTTTCGGCCCAATCATCCTAGGCCGAGTCAATGTGCGGGATGCAATTGATGGCTACGTGAGACTCAAAGTGTTACCTATGTGAGTGTACTTTTCTGTTACCTATGTGGTTGATCTGTACACTAGGGTGGAAAAAGGTGGAAAACGACGGGCGGTGATGGATCAATAAAAATATAACTACATGAATTTAATATTATTTTTTGCTCTCAGTGGAATCCATTCATAGGCTATCCGGATCCCCCAAACCACTTTCGTTCAGTGGTTAGAAATTTGGTAACTCAAAGCGCGGGGCTACACTCAGGCTCTCCCAAGCTTTTGGCTCACATGTTTTCATCGCTGCCGAAAAACATCTGAATCCTCGACCGCAACCAGCGCTCCCCCGGATCATTATCCTGCGACCCACGCCAGGCCATGTGCAGCTCGAAGGTCTGTACTTCCAGCGGTGGGTCC encodes:
- a CDS encoding integrase core domain-containing protein — its product is MPWRELKPMDLKLLFIADYIKGAPSFSALCQAYEVSRKTGYKWVERYEKEGPAGLEEHSRRRLTQGWVVPPAVREAIIELRGRGETEPGPKKIQAALLKRFPDQAPPSKTTIYNILKQAELVKPRRLRQRVAVYPKPLKQADTPNQLFSADYKGQYLTGAGVWCYPLTIMDHASRFLLACHSMPSTNLEETQAEFTRVFRENGLPERIRTDNGVPFASKGCAGLSQLSIWWLRLGIIPERIAPGRPEQNGRHERMHRTLKSTLPSPPALAWAAQQQHFDRFLQHYNHERLHEALDQRTPASCYEPSPRPFPEKLPEMTYSSHIESFHADCSGLVHRRGLRIYVGNVLRHQTIGLEQIEDGIWDVIFGPIILGRVNVRDAIDGYVRLKVLPM